The following coding sequences are from one Natrarchaeobaculum sulfurireducens window:
- a CDS encoding helix-turn-helix transcriptional regulator — translation MGFSWAASGPIQPIQLAGPHLAAFAGIIVLAILGGFLLLRNRLEERHSFTASTDSPSEEFVTDRERVRRLISKNGGRMKQSQIVDSVDWSKAKVSRLLAELEEDEQITKLRLGRENLVCLPGNEPTASKSPEQPKNE, via the coding sequence ATGGGTTTTTCGTGGGCTGCCAGTGGACCCATCCAGCCGATCCAACTGGCGGGTCCACACCTCGCGGCGTTCGCCGGGATCATCGTCCTCGCGATCCTCGGTGGGTTTCTGCTCTTGCGAAACCGTCTCGAGGAGCGACATTCGTTCACCGCGAGTACGGACTCGCCCTCCGAAGAGTTCGTGACCGACCGCGAGCGGGTTCGGCGGCTCATCTCGAAAAACGGCGGTCGGATGAAACAGTCACAGATCGTCGACTCCGTCGACTGGTCGAAAGCGAAAGTGAGCCGGCTGCTGGCCGAACTCGAGGAGGACGAACAGATCACGAAGCTCCGACTCGGGCGGGAGAATCTGGTCTGTCTCCCAGGCAACGAGCCGACCGCATCGAAGTCGCCTGAACAACCGAAAAACGAGTAG
- the allB gene encoding allantoinase AllB has product MSVDLVVRNCTVVTPAGRAPDSGLAVEGGRIVALGEPDCLPDGDRVLDAGGNVLVPGIVDCHIHNREPGLEYKEDWESATRAAAAGGVTTVVGMPNTDPVIDRPDNLELKYERGEATAHVDFQSYVVVTSENLELIPDLDAAGALGYKIFLGSTVGDVPPPNDGEIIAAMERIRETGKRLGFHEENGEIIDHYTERFQTEGKNDPIDHSHSRPVIAEREAVERMITFAEETGVKIHMYHVSSGSAAEAVSRGKARGVDVTAETCPHYLWFTEDVMREKGNPARIQPPIRDAEERAKLWDVGIDDGVIDCIATDHAPHTPEEKKVDDPFGNTWDAISGFVGLETEIPVMLTFVDEGRLTLEEWVHRHSTRPAQVWGMYPQKGSLQVGTDADFTIVDPDHEWTLEDADALHSKNCVTPFEGETFTGKAVATVVRGEVVYEDGEVVGEPGYGTRVDVDADPV; this is encoded by the coding sequence ATGAGCGTCGACCTCGTCGTTCGGAACTGTACCGTCGTCACGCCCGCAGGGCGGGCTCCCGATTCCGGCCTCGCCGTCGAGGGTGGACGGATCGTGGCGCTGGGAGAACCCGACTGTCTCCCCGACGGTGATCGGGTTCTCGACGCCGGCGGAAACGTCCTCGTCCCCGGTATCGTCGACTGCCACATCCACAATCGCGAACCCGGCCTCGAGTACAAAGAAGACTGGGAGTCCGCGACGCGGGCTGCGGCAGCCGGCGGCGTGACGACCGTCGTTGGGATGCCAAACACCGACCCTGTCATCGACCGGCCTGACAACCTCGAGTTGAAGTACGAACGCGGGGAGGCTACAGCGCACGTCGATTTTCAGAGCTACGTCGTCGTCACGAGCGAGAACCTCGAGTTGATTCCCGACCTCGATGCGGCCGGCGCGCTCGGCTACAAGATCTTCCTCGGCTCGACCGTCGGGGACGTGCCTCCGCCGAACGACGGCGAGATCATAGCGGCGATGGAACGAATCCGCGAGACCGGCAAACGACTCGGATTCCACGAGGAAAACGGCGAGATCATCGACCACTACACCGAGCGCTTCCAGACCGAAGGCAAAAACGACCCCATCGACCACTCCCACTCGCGGCCCGTGATCGCCGAACGGGAAGCCGTCGAGCGGATGATCACGTTCGCGGAGGAGACGGGCGTGAAGATCCACATGTACCACGTCTCCTCCGGGTCGGCCGCCGAGGCCGTTTCCCGCGGGAAAGCTCGCGGCGTCGACGTGACCGCCGAGACCTGCCCACACTACCTCTGGTTCACCGAGGACGTCATGCGCGAGAAAGGGAATCCGGCGCGCATCCAGCCACCGATCCGGGACGCCGAGGAGCGTGCGAAACTCTGGGACGTGGGTATCGACGACGGTGTTATCGACTGCATCGCCACCGATCACGCCCCACACACGCCCGAGGAGAAGAAGGTCGACGACCCGTTCGGCAACACCTGGGATGCCATCTCCGGATTCGTCGGCCTCGAGACCGAGATCCCCGTCATGCTCACGTTCGTCGACGAGGGCCGCCTGACGCTCGAAGAGTGGGTACACCGCCACTCGACCCGTCCAGCCCAGGTCTGGGGCATGTATCCCCAGAAAGGATCGTTGCAGGTCGGAACTGACGCCGACTTCACGATCGTCGACCCGGACCACGAGTGGACGCTCGAGGACGCCGACGCGTTGCACTCGAAAAACTGCGTAACGCCGTTCGAAGGCGAGACCTTTACCGGAAAGGCGGTCGCGACCGTCGTCCGTGGCGAGGTCGTCTACGAGGACGGCGAGGTCGTCGGCGAACCGGGCTACGGCACGCGCGTCGACGTCGACGCCGACCCTGTCTGA